From one candidate division WOR-3 bacterium genomic stretch:
- a CDS encoding thiamine pyrophosphate-dependent enzyme produces the protein MASLKELVKRKELFSYGHRACAGCGEVLAVRQVLLAAGENVACAMPTGCLEIVSTIYPHTAWQVPIFHSAFENAAATIAGMESAYRALKRRGKITKEIKFIAFGGDGGTYDIGFQALSGAIERRHRFLYVCTDNQAYMNTGIQRSSATPSFADTTTSPAGKKLPGKLQPRKDIVEIVIAHDVPYAAQTTVAFWNDLVTKVEKALSYDGPTFINILVPCPLGWVYPTDRTIEISRLAVETNFWPLYEYENGVYRLNYEPKERKPIEEWLKMQGRFRHLFLPENQKLIEEFQREVDERFARLKRRVAMSG, from the coding sequence ATGGCATCACTAAAAGAATTGGTAAAGAGAAAAGAGTTATTCTCTTATGGTCATCGGGCTTGTGCTGGGTGCGGCGAGGTTTTAGCGGTGCGGCAGGTTTTATTGGCGGCTGGGGAGAATGTTGCCTGCGCGATGCCCACTGGATGTTTGGAGATTGTCTCAACCATCTATCCCCATACCGCCTGGCAGGTACCAATCTTCCATTCCGCATTTGAAAATGCTGCCGCCACTATCGCTGGAATGGAATCCGCGTATCGGGCATTAAAAAGAAGAGGGAAGATAACAAAGGAGATCAAGTTTATTGCCTTTGGTGGTGATGGTGGAACTTATGACATTGGTTTTCAAGCACTTTCCGGAGCAATTGAGAGACGCCATCGCTTCCTATACGTCTGCACCGATAACCAGGCTTATATGAATACCGGTATTCAACGCTCTTCGGCAACCCCATCTTTTGCCGACACCACAACCTCACCCGCAGGAAAAAAATTACCGGGCAAATTACAGCCGCGGAAGGATATCGTTGAGATCGTTATCGCCCATGATGTTCCTTATGCGGCGCAGACCACGGTCGCCTTCTGGAACGATTTGGTAACCAAAGTAGAGAAGGCGCTTTCCTATGATGGCCCAACCTTCATCAACATCTTGGTTCCCTGCCCTTTGGGTTGGGTTTATCCTACGGACCGGACGATTGAAATCTCCCGGTTGGCGGTAGAGACAAATTTCTGGCCCTTATACGAATACGAAAACGGTGTTTATCGCTTAAACTACGAACCCAAAGAGCGAAAACCGATTGAGGAATGGTTGAAGATGCAAGGCCGTTTTCGCCATCTCTTTCTGCCCGAGAATCAAAAATTGATTGAAGAGTTCCAGAGGGAGGTTGATGAGCGGTTTGCCCGGTTGAAGAGACGGGTGGCAATGAGCGGTTGA
- a CDS encoding cobalamin B12-binding domain-containing protein, whose protein sequence is MGKKIRILIAKPGLDGHDRGAKVVARGLRDAGFEVIYTGLHQTPEMIVRTAIQEDVDAIGLSILSGAHMTLFPEVLRLLKENKAEEIHLFGGGIIPEEDKEKLYEMGIGKLFGPGTTIGKIVEYLNQVFKEKGD, encoded by the coding sequence ATGGGAAAGAAGATTAGAATTTTAATTGCCAAACCCGGTCTCGACGGTCACGACCGGGGCGCCAAGGTCGTGGCTCGGGGTTTGCGGGATGCCGGATTTGAAGTGATTTATACCGGTCTCCATCAGACCCCGGAGATGATTGTCCGGACCGCCATTCAGGAGGATGTTGATGCGATCGGCCTTTCAATTCTATCCGGTGCCCATATGACCCTCTTTCCTGAAGTTTTAAGATTATTGAAAGAAAATAAGGCAGAAGAGATTCATCTCTTTGGTGGGGGAATAATTCCTGAGGAAGATAAGGAGAAATTGTATGAGATGGGCATCGGTAAACTTTTCGGCCCGGGAACCACCATTGGGAAAATTGTAGAATATCTAAATCAAGTCTTTAAGGAAAAAGGGGATTAA
- a CDS encoding M6 family metalloprotease domain-containing protein yields MFLLLIFLFNLIFAMPPRPGSIGPEPVFPPGVEVPGENKLKGFRTLETVCILMQFPDNRADTIRHSPARFDSMLYSIGVYHNAPYRQGSLTDYFLENSYGQYTVLGGIAGNRWFTSQYNYSRYYDGNYMLSTGSQLARENCQQVDQYVDFRQFDINGDNRIDALFMVHAGPGGEDTRNVNHCWSHAIPSFTYQTNDGVTIYGVTNVPEINLVTPALETTLCCIAVMCHELGHLVGLPDLYDGTRNTWGIGYWGLMGYGAWGAGGNTPWSPSHMEAWSKVRAGFVTPILITHDTFNLKILDIETHPVCYKVWRQGLNTDTCFYLENRQQKGFDTPLPGPGLLIWHIDPAQGSYHNIVDLEEDSTFHLDHGTGVRPDPHYYHEALGDTSDPLPGIWQRLVFDNNTKPNSRNRVNQPTNVGVRNIRMVGDTIICDITLSATVRDVGVLSIVSPIGTVDSGSIIIPACTLYNFGTTTENYSVRMKIGNFYDTVAFVNNHQPVTKYYLTFPNWLVNQPAGNYLVSCSTQLTNDLNRINDKKTDSVTIRGLVGISEKGEETFLFKLSPKRSSLTMGHQLGKEWANLKIYNVLGEIVYSAERERFNIQKLPPGIYFLILTEKNHLDKRKLIVIK; encoded by the coding sequence ATGTTTCTTCTTTTAATTTTCCTTTTTAACTTAATCTTTGCGATGCCGCCCCGACCGGGTTCAATTGGACCAGAACCAGTCTTTCCCCCTGGAGTAGAAGTCCCTGGGGAAAATAAATTAAAAGGTTTCCGCACCTTAGAGACGGTCTGCATCCTAATGCAATTCCCGGATAATCGGGCAGATACCATCCGTCATTCACCCGCCCGTTTTGACTCAATGCTTTATTCTATCGGTGTCTATCATAATGCTCCTTACCGGCAGGGTAGCCTCACTGACTATTTCTTAGAGAACTCCTATGGTCAATATACTGTGTTAGGCGGCATCGCTGGCAACCGCTGGTTCACTTCCCAATATAACTACTCCCGGTATTATGATGGCAATTATATGCTCTCAACCGGCAGTCAGTTGGCGAGGGAGAATTGTCAGCAGGTTGACCAGTATGTTGATTTCCGACAATTTGACATAAATGGGGATAATCGGATTGATGCCCTCTTTATGGTTCACGCCGGACCCGGTGGTGAGGATACCAGAAATGTCAACCACTGTTGGTCCCACGCCATCCCCAGTTTCACCTATCAGACCAACGACGGGGTAACAATTTATGGGGTAACTAATGTCCCGGAGATAAATTTGGTAACGCCCGCCTTAGAAACTACCCTTTGCTGTATTGCGGTAATGTGCCACGAATTGGGTCATCTGGTTGGCTTGCCTGATCTCTATGACGGCACCCGCAACACCTGGGGGATCGGTTATTGGGGTTTGATGGGTTATGGTGCCTGGGGGGCGGGTGGCAATACCCCTTGGAGTCCTTCCCATATGGAAGCCTGGAGTAAGGTCCGAGCGGGATTTGTTACGCCAATTTTAATCACTCATGATACTTTTAACCTCAAAATTTTAGACATTGAGACCCATCCGGTCTGTTATAAAGTCTGGCGGCAGGGTTTAAATACCGATACTTGCTTCTATTTAGAAAATCGCCAGCAGAAAGGTTTTGATACCCCCTTACCTGGTCCGGGTCTTTTAATCTGGCATATTGACCCCGCCCAGGGTTCTTATCACAATATCGTTGACTTGGAAGAGGATTCAACCTTCCATCTTGACCACGGTACCGGTGTTCGTCCTGACCCCCATTATTATCACGAAGCCTTAGGCGATACCTCCGACCCTTTACCCGGTATCTGGCAGAGGTTGGTCTTTGATAATAATACCAAGCCGAATAGTCGGAATCGGGTAAATCAACCAACTAATGTTGGCGTGAGAAATATCCGAATGGTCGGTGATACGATAATCTGCGATATTACGCTCAGTGCCACGGTAAGAGATGTCGGCGTTCTCTCAATCGTTTCCCCGATCGGCACAGTTGATTCCGGAAGTATCATCATTCCCGCCTGCACCCTCTATAACTTTGGCACCACCACCGAAAACTATTCGGTGCGGATGAAGATTGGTAATTTCTATGATACCGTTGCCTTCGTTAATAACCACCAACCGGTGACTAAATACTATCTTACCTTTCCCAATTGGCTGGTCAACCAACCGGCGGGAAATTATTTAGTCTCTTGTTCTACCCAGTTGACCAATGATCTCAATAGAATAAATGATAAAAAGACCGACTCGGTAACCATTCGGGGATTGGTTGGGATTTCGGAAAAGGGAGAAGAAACTTTTCTTTTCAAACTAAGCCCCAAGAGAAGTTCCCTTACCATGGGTCACCAATTAGGGAAAGAATGGGCGAATTTAAAAATTTATAATGTCCTTGGAGAAATTGTCTATTCTGCCGAAAGGGAGAGATTTAATATCCAAAAGTTACCCCCCGGTATCTATTTCTTGATTCTCACTGAGAAAAATCATCTGGATAAAAGAAAATTGATTGTGATAAAATAA
- a CDS encoding 2-oxoacid:acceptor oxidoreductase family protein, which produces MKEKILEIRWHGRGGQGARLAALFFGEAVMSTGKYIQAFPEFGPERMGAPVVAYNRISDFPIRNHSGIKNPDILVILDPTLFSACDVLTGLRDDGIILINTAETPDLVREKLGLQNKRNKVWTVDASQISLSLIKRDIPNTPMLGALVKVINHYQLLEIEFSSVLNSLRGKFSQKFRGKEELIEGNLSSVRRAYEEVRGS; this is translated from the coding sequence ATGAAAGAGAAAATTTTAGAAATTAGATGGCACGGTCGGGGAGGGCAAGGAGCAAGGTTAGCGGCCCTCTTTTTTGGCGAAGCGGTGATGTCTACTGGGAAATACATTCAGGCATTTCCGGAATTTGGTCCCGAGAGGATGGGGGCACCGGTTGTTGCTTATAATAGAATTTCCGACTTTCCTATCCGAAACCATTCCGGGATAAAAAATCCGGACATCTTGGTGATTTTAGACCCAACCCTTTTTTCTGCCTGTGATGTTTTAACCGGATTAAGGGACGATGGGATAATTTTAATCAATACCGCAGAAACACCAGATTTAGTAAGAGAAAAATTAGGCCTTCAGAATAAAAGAAATAAGGTTTGGACGGTTGATGCCTCGCAAATCTCTCTTTCTTTGATTAAACGCGATATTCCTAATACCCCGATGCTCGGTGCCTTAGTGAAGGTGATTAATCATTATCAACTTTTAGAGATTGAGTTCTCTTCGGTGCTAAATTCTTTAAGAGGTAAGTTTTCCCAGAAGTTTCGGGGAAAAGAGGAATTGATTGAGGGTAATTTAAGTTCCGTGAGGCGGGCTTATGAAGAGGTCCGAGGAAGTTAA
- a CDS encoding epoxyqueuosine reductase QueH: protein MRNKILLHTCCGPCVIYPIEKLKESYSLTLFFYNPNIHPEEEYEKRLKEAKKVADYYRVPLILAPYEREKWLEMVKGWEEEKEGGKRCEVCFTLRLRETARFAKKEGFLIFGTTLTSGRQKNAELINRLGREIAAKEGLDFLIADFKEGFQVGLTISKKLSLYRQKYCGCIYSQKGSG, encoded by the coding sequence TTGAGAAATAAAATTCTCCTCCATACCTGTTGCGGACCTTGTGTTATTTATCCAATTGAAAAATTAAAAGAGAGTTACTCTCTAACCCTTTTCTTCTACAACCCTAATATCCATCCGGAAGAAGAATACGAAAAGAGATTAAAAGAGGCGAAAAAGGTGGCGGATTATTACCGAGTTCCTTTAATTTTAGCCCCTTACGAAAGAGAGAAATGGTTAGAAATGGTCAAAGGTTGGGAAGAAGAAAAGGAAGGGGGAAAGAGGTGTGAGGTCTGTTTTACCTTACGGTTAAGAGAGACCGCCCGGTTTGCGAAAAAGGAGGGATTTTTAATCTTTGGCACAACCTTAACCTCCGGTCGGCAGAAAAATGCGGAATTGATCAACCGGCTGGGTAGAGAGATTGCCGCAAAAGAAGGTTTAGACTTTTTAATTGCGGATTTTAAAGAGGGATTTCAAGTGGGTTTAACTATTTCTAAGAAACTTTCTCTTTATCGGCAAAAATATTGCGGCTGTATCTATTCCCAAAAGGGAAGTGGTTAA
- a CDS encoding uracil-DNA glycosylase family protein, translating into MVKKIKACRKCSLPEGSYPVFSPVFSAKIILIGQAPGKEEIEKGTPFIGKAGRRLFDWLEKVGIKEGDFRKKVYITQVMKCFPGKGKRGDLKPKGEHLVNCLPYLRDEIKKLDPKVLIPVGSLAINNILGRRRLKEVVGKIFEIDLLGKKRFVIPLPHPSGLSVWSFKRENLLRIEKAVKILSKYFSSPEAKDRINLS; encoded by the coding sequence TTGGTAAAAAAGATTAAGGCTTGCCGGAAATGTTCTCTGCCTGAAGGTAGTTATCCGGTATTTTCCCCAGTCTTTTCTGCGAAAATCATTTTAATCGGACAAGCACCGGGAAAAGAAGAGATAGAAAAAGGAACCCCTTTTATTGGGAAGGCGGGGAGAAGGCTATTTGACTGGTTGGAAAAGGTTGGGATAAAAGAAGGGGATTTTCGGAAGAAGGTTTATATTACCCAGGTGATGAAATGTTTTCCCGGTAAAGGGAAGAGAGGAGATTTAAAACCAAAGGGAGAACATTTAGTTAACTGTCTGCCTTATCTTAGAGACGAGATTAAAAAATTGGACCCAAAAGTCTTGATTCCGGTTGGCTCTCTGGCAATAAATAATATCTTGGGCAGGAGAAGATTAAAGGAAGTAGTGGGCAAGATATTTGAAATTGACCTTTTGGGGAAGAAGAGGTTCGTTATCCCTTTACCTCACCCTTCTGGTCTCTCCGTCTGGTCTTTTAAGAGAGAGAATTTATTACGAATTGAAAAGGCGGTTAAAATTTTAAGTAAATACTTTTCATCCCCAGAGGCAAAAGATAGAATTAATCTTTCTTGA
- the meaB gene encoding methylmalonyl Co-A mutase-associated GTPase MeaB, with protein MEELLARFNKGEVRALSQLISLVENDAEEGLAILSHLYPRIGRAYRIGITGAPGSGKSSLIERIANSFLKENFSLGIVCVDPSSPFTGGAILGDRVRMASLFLEPKVYIRSMASRGSSGGLAFRTKEVCDILDAFGKDIILIETVGVGQVEIEIQKTAYTVIVVLVPESGDTIQTLKAGLLEIGDIFLINKSDREGADRLALELSATLKMKENTNWQAPVIKTCALTGEGVEEVFREIGRHRQYLTENGLLEKKRRENIISEIKDLTEEKIKKEIWEREEIKRLFPDWIKEIERGNLTPFTVSEMIIKMVKEEFGRRGNGEGV; from the coding sequence ATGGAAGAACTCTTGGCGCGATTTAATAAAGGAGAAGTCCGAGCCTTATCTCAATTAATCTCTTTGGTGGAAAACGATGCCGAAGAGGGTTTAGCAATCCTATCTCATTTATATCCGAGGATTGGTCGGGCTTATCGGATTGGTATCACCGGAGCACCAGGAAGCGGCAAGAGTAGCCTCATTGAAAGAATCGCCAACTCATTTTTAAAGGAAAACTTCTCTCTCGGTATTGTCTGCGTTGACCCTTCCTCTCCTTTTACCGGGGGTGCCATCTTGGGAGATAGAGTAAGGATGGCTTCCCTATTTTTAGAACCCAAGGTCTATATCCGGAGTATGGCGAGTCGAGGTTCTTCTGGTGGTCTTGCCTTCCGAACCAAGGAGGTTTGTGATATTTTAGATGCCTTCGGAAAGGATATTATTCTCATTGAGACGGTAGGAGTGGGTCAGGTTGAGATTGAAATCCAAAAGACCGCTTATACGGTAATTGTTGTCCTGGTTCCAGAATCCGGAGATACCATCCAAACCCTAAAGGCGGGTCTTTTGGAGATTGGCGATATCTTTCTAATAAATAAATCCGACCGGGAAGGAGCGGACCGGTTAGCCTTAGAACTCTCTGCTACCTTAAAAATGAAGGAGAATACCAACTGGCAGGCACCGGTAATTAAGACTTGTGCTTTAACGGGCGAGGGAGTGGAAGAAGTATTTCGGGAGATTGGAAGGCATCGCCAATATCTGACCGAAAACGGTCTCCTTGAGAAAAAGCGAAGGGAAAATATCATCTCGGAGATAAAGGATTTGACCGAAGAGAAAATTAAGAAGGAGATCTGGGAAAGGGAGGAGATAAAGAGGCTTTTCCCAGATTGGATAAAAGAGATTGAAAGGGGAAATTTAACACCTTTTACTGTGAGTGAGATGATTATTAAAATGGTAAAAGAAGAATTTGGCAGGAGGGGAAATGGAGAAGGAGTTTGA
- a CDS encoding transketolase C-terminal domain-containing protein produces the protein MKKIVAKTGNEALAFAMKQIAPDVVAAYPITPSTEVVYTFSSFVADGEVDTEFVAVESEHSAISACIAAAACGARAMTATASQGLALMHEMLFIASALRLPIVMAVVNRTLSAPLNIHCDHSDSLASRDSGWIQLFCANSQEAYDTLIQAVRIAEECYLPVMVTIDGFILSHCMERIEVLSDEEVKDFIKEFKPNYSLLDVDNPITVGPACLPDSYFEHKRAVAEAMRESLPVIEKVSREFGERFGRYYDIMEGYETKDCEVAIIAMGSTYETATVAVDNLREKGEKVGVFKLKTFRPFPHQKILKELREIPVLGVLDRAEPLSSYGGILYTEIRAVLADEKKKPLTASYIYGLGGREITPEEIEEVFEELFLIKEKGKSKEEVGYIGVK, from the coding sequence ATGAAAAAGATTGTTGCTAAAACCGGAAATGAAGCACTCGCCTTTGCTATGAAGCAGATTGCACCAGATGTCGTTGCCGCCTATCCGATAACACCATCTACGGAAGTTGTCTATACCTTCTCTTCTTTTGTCGCGGATGGTGAGGTGGATACCGAATTTGTGGCGGTAGAAAGTGAGCATTCCGCAATCTCGGCTTGTATTGCCGCGGCGGCTTGTGGCGCCCGGGCAATGACCGCTACCGCCTCCCAAGGTTTGGCTTTAATGCATGAGATGCTATTTATCGCTTCCGCTTTAAGGTTGCCAATTGTGATGGCGGTTGTCAATAGAACCCTTTCTGCCCCCCTAAATATCCACTGCGACCATTCGGATTCTTTGGCTTCCAGGGACTCTGGTTGGATCCAACTCTTTTGCGCCAATTCCCAGGAGGCTTATGATACCTTAATTCAAGCGGTGAGGATTGCCGAAGAGTGTTATCTACCGGTTATGGTGACGATTGACGGTTTCATCCTCTCCCACTGTATGGAGCGGATTGAGGTTTTAAGTGATGAAGAGGTGAAGGACTTTATTAAAGAGTTTAAGCCAAACTATTCCCTTTTAGACGTTGATAATCCGATAACCGTTGGTCCGGCTTGTCTGCCTGATTCTTATTTTGAACATAAGAGGGCGGTTGCGGAGGCGATGAGGGAAAGCCTTCCGGTGATTGAGAAAGTAAGTAGAGAATTTGGAGAAAGGTTCGGTCGTTATTATGATATTATGGAAGGGTATGAGACAAAAGACTGTGAGGTGGCGATCATCGCCATGGGTTCCACCTATGAGACGGCAACGGTGGCGGTTGACAATCTGAGAGAAAAAGGGGAAAAAGTGGGGGTCTTTAAGTTAAAGACCTTCCGCCCCTTCCCTCACCAGAAAATCTTAAAGGAGTTAAGAGAAATTCCGGTCCTGGGGGTTTTGGACCGGGCAGAACCTTTATCTTCTTATGGGGGAATTCTCTATACGGAAATTAGAGCGGTTTTAGCCGATGAAAAGAAAAAACCCCTTACCGCTTCTTATATCTACGGCTTGGGGGGAAGGGAGATAACACCAGAGGAGATTGAGGAAGTGTTTGAGGAATTATTTCTTATAAAAGAAAAGGGTAAAAGTAAAGAAGAAGTTGGTTATATTGGAGTGAAATAA
- a CDS encoding 4Fe-4S dicluster-binding protein, which produces MKRSEEVKKNKEGCLLISWRNLPCGAILTDTKKIRENKTGAWRSYRPIYDEKKCIQCLSCWIYCPDSSIIVKDGKVVGINYDYCKGCGICASVCPKKVQAIKMEKEKK; this is translated from the coding sequence ATGAAGAGGTCCGAGGAAGTTAAGAAAAATAAAGAGGGTTGCCTTTTAATCTCTTGGCGTAATTTGCCCTGCGGGGCAATTCTTACGGATACGAAAAAGATAAGGGAGAATAAGACGGGTGCCTGGCGGAGTTATCGCCCAATTTACGATGAGAAGAAATGTATCCAGTGCCTTAGCTGTTGGATTTACTGTCCGGATAGTTCCATTATCGTTAAAGATGGGAAAGTGGTTGGGATTAATTATGATTACTGCAAAGGTTGCGGAATTTGCGCCAGCGTCTGCCCAAAAAAGGTGCAGGCGATAAAGATGGAAAAGGAGAAGAAATGA
- the cobO gene encoding cob(I)yrinic acid a,c-diamide adenosyltransferase yields MIQVYTGNGKGKTTAAIGQAIRALGHNWKILMIQFMKGDEYGEIKVLKKLPNITVKQFGLKTFVKKGELKPDDIKLAREGWQLAKEAIESRKYDMIILDELNCALDYGLLTVKEVLTVLLSAPRDLEIIITGRYAPKELIEIADLASEIKEIKHPLQKGVVNRSGIDY; encoded by the coding sequence ATGATTCAGGTTTATACCGGAAACGGAAAGGGTAAGACAACCGCGGCCATCGGTCAGGCGATTCGGGCCTTAGGTCACAATTGGAAAATCTTAATGATTCAATTTATGAAAGGGGATGAATACGGTGAGATAAAGGTCTTAAAAAAACTCCCCAATATTACCGTCAAGCAGTTTGGACTTAAAACCTTTGTGAAGAAAGGGGAATTAAAACCGGATGATATAAAATTAGCCCGGGAAGGTTGGCAGTTGGCAAAGGAGGCGATTGAGAGTAGAAAATACGATATGATAATTCTTGATGAGTTGAATTGTGCCTTAGATTACGGTCTCTTAACAGTTAAAGAAGTTTTAACGGTTTTGCTCTCCGCACCAAGAGATTTAGAAATTATCATAACCGGTCGCTATGCTCCGAAGGAATTGATTGAAATTGCCGATTTGGCCTCCGAGATTAAAGAGATAAAACACCCTTTACAAAAAGGGGTGGTAAATCGGAGTGGCATTGACTACTGA
- a CDS encoding cupin domain-containing protein yields MNLINWQKEAKTLKGVWQPKEIAFVDDHRVVISRFLGEYEFHKHDSDEFFLVLSGEIAIETKDKEFHLQAGEGLLLPKDTFHRSKAKREAIVLMFERKDLKTFFEK; encoded by the coding sequence ATGAATTTGATTAATTGGCAGAAAGAGGCAAAAACCCTGAAGGGGGTTTGGCAACCGAAAGAGATTGCCTTTGTTGATGATCATCGGGTTGTCATTTCGCGCTTTTTGGGTGAATACGAATTCCACAAGCACGACTCTGATGAATTCTTTTTGGTCTTATCAGGAGAGATTGCTATTGAGACGAAAGATAAAGAGTTCCATTTGCAAGCCGGGGAAGGGTTGTTATTACCCAAGGATACTTTCCATCGCTCTAAGGCAAAAAGGGAGGCAATCGTTTTAATGTTTGAAAGGAAAGACTTAAAAACCTTCTTTGAAAAATGA
- a CDS encoding methylmalonyl-CoA mutase family protein: MEKEFETISGIPLKLFYTPEDLKDFVYEEKLGTPGEYPFTRGIRHTMYRGRLWTMRQFSGFGTAKDTNKRYKFLLAHGETGLSVAFDFPTLYGRDSDDPLSKGEVGVCGVAVSSLADMETLFEGIPLDKVSTSMTINGPAAVLWAFYIVTAEKQGVKPDQLRGTIQNDILKEYIAQKSWLFPPEPSLRIITDIMEFGSKYVPKWNTISISGYHIREAGATAIQELAFTLMDGFTYVEEGIKRGLDVDSFAPRLSFFFDSHLDFFEEIAKFRAARRIWAREMKNTYHAKKKESLLLRFHTQTAGCTLTAQQPENNIVRTAFQALQAVLGGTQSLHTNSMDETWALPTEKAVLIALRTQQILAYETGIPSVIDPLAGSYYVEYLTDRLEEEAYKYFAKIRELGGMVKAIEIGYPQREIAEAAYRYQKAVEEKRRIIVGVNEFIIPDEKLEIPILKIDPRVEEEQRERLAELRKKRDNNQVNKTLKELKRVAQSKENIMPPILECARAYCTLGEICGTLKEVFGEYRETPVF, encoded by the coding sequence ATGGAGAAGGAGTTTGAAACAATCTCGGGAATTCCTCTAAAACTTTTTTACACCCCAGAAGACTTGAAGGATTTTGTTTACGAAGAGAAGTTAGGAACTCCCGGAGAGTATCCCTTCACCCGAGGAATAAGGCATACGATGTATCGGGGTAGACTCTGGACGATGCGTCAATTCTCGGGTTTCGGTACCGCTAAGGATACTAATAAGCGTTACAAATTTCTTTTGGCGCACGGTGAGACCGGACTTTCCGTCGCCTTTGATTTTCCCACCCTTTACGGTCGGGATTCTGATGATCCATTATCCAAAGGCGAGGTTGGCGTTTGTGGCGTGGCGGTCTCTTCTCTGGCGGATATGGAGACCTTATTTGAAGGTATCCCCTTAGATAAGGTCTCAACATCCATGACCATCAACGGCCCAGCCGCGGTCCTTTGGGCGTTTTATATCGTGACCGCGGAAAAGCAAGGAGTGAAACCAGACCAGTTGCGGGGCACAATCCAAAATGATATCTTAAAAGAATATATCGCCCAGAAGTCCTGGCTATTTCCTCCCGAACCTTCTTTAAGAATCATCACCGACATTATGGAGTTTGGCTCCAAATACGTCCCCAAGTGGAATACCATCTCCATCAGCGGTTATCATATCCGGGAGGCGGGTGCCACTGCCATTCAGGAGTTGGCTTTCACTTTAATGGACGGGTTCACCTATGTGGAGGAGGGGATAAAAAGGGGGTTAGATGTTGATTCCTTTGCCCCCAGACTCTCTTTCTTCTTTGACTCCCATCTTGACTTCTTTGAAGAGATCGCCAAATTCCGGGCCGCAAGAAGAATCTGGGCGAGGGAGATGAAAAATACCTACCACGCAAAGAAAAAGGAATCACTCCTTTTGAGATTCCATACCCAGACCGCGGGTTGCACCTTAACCGCCCAGCAACCAGAAAATAATATCGTCCGGACCGCCTTCCAGGCATTACAGGCGGTCTTAGGGGGTACCCAGAGTCTACATACCAATTCTATGGATGAGACCTGGGCATTGCCCACCGAAAAAGCGGTTCTAATTGCCCTCCGTACCCAACAGATTCTTGCCTATGAGACGGGTATCCCCAGTGTCATTGACCCTCTTGCTGGTTCCTACTATGTAGAATACCTAACCGACCGCTTAGAAGAAGAGGCTTATAAATACTTTGCCAAGATTCGGGAGTTGGGCGGGATGGTGAAGGCGATTGAAATTGGTTATCCGCAGAGGGAGATCGCTGAAGCCGCCTATCGTTATCAGAAAGCAGTGGAAGAAAAGAGAAGAATCATCGTTGGCGTAAACGAATTTATCATTCCGGATGAGAAGTTGGAAATCCCCATCTTAAAAATTGACCCGAGGGTGGAAGAAGAACAGAGGGAGCGACTGGCGGAGTTGAGAAAAAAGCGGGATAATAATCAAGTGAATAAGACCTTAAAAGAGTTAAAAAGGGTGGCTCAGAGTAAGGAAAATATTATGCCGCCAATTTTGGAATGCGCCCGTGCTTATTGCACCCTGGGTGAAATCTGTGGTACCCTAAAAGAGGTATTTGGTGAATACCGGGAAACTCCGGTATTTTAG